The window CGGAGTCGGGTCGGGTCGAAATTAAAACGATTAAACTCTCGTCACCTGCCCAAATGAAAACGCTCCACGTGGAGAGTTGTAAACCGTTTGGATCAGAGATTATGACGTCACTTACATTATTGCTTAAATCCTTTCCCGGTGGCTGAAGCAGAGGTTTTAGTTTCTGTGTCGTCGAAATCAAAAAAGCCAAAGCTTTAAACGGAGAAAACTAAGTCCATCTAATCTCGCTGGTAAGGTTTGAACTTTTAACTGATTAAGCAATATGTACAATTTTGATCGCGTTTTGTTAACAGCGTTTGAATTTTCAGTTTTGTTAGTTTGCTTCAGAAATCAGACTTGACTTTGCTACATACTCGTATGATTTGGGTTTGAATTTTGACCCTTTTGTTAATTTGGATTGAAACCCTTGTGCAGAAGATGGGGTTATGGACTTTGATTCAAGGCATGTTGTTATTTGCAAACGGATTGGCGATTCTAAATGAGGATCGGTTTCTAGGTCCGAGAGGTTGGACCATGCTGGAAGTTCAGAGAGGGAATAGGAGTACGATGAAGGGGCAGCTTATAGGGCTTATATATGCGTGCCAGTACTTCAGATTTATGCTCATTCTCATCAACTTCATAACTATTATTCTGAAACTCATATATGGCTGAGGCCTGTGTTTGTAATTGTAGAATCTTTGCAAGGTCTGTGTTTGGTTCTTGGGTTTTAGTCCCATACGAATTCAGGAAAAAGGGTGATATGATCAGTTGGTAGCTCTGCAGGGTTGTATGTGTTAATGGGTGTGCTTTGGATCCATGGCTTTGTTGTTGTAAACTAGATATAGTTTCTGAATTGAATATCAGTTACAAGAGTTGATTGTTTCTTGCGAGTTATGAGCTGTTTCATTCTTTGCGCCGAATTTTGAATTGTTTAGATGCGCTAGTTATGTAAATAGTTTCCTTGATCAATCATGTTGAGTAGGGATTCAAACTCAAGACCTTCATTGAGGTAAATATTCAAACTCTGATGAGTCTGATCTACTATTGCTACAATCTGCCAACTGATTTGTGGAAAAGGTTAGAATGGATTATGATTGTGCACTTGTGCCAGGTTACCTTGTGCCACTAATGAATCTTAATTTGCTGCAGTTGTGAAGCTACATATACTGAAATTGGGAACATTTTAATCTGCAATATGATAAGCTTTTATTTATGTGATAGCAAACTCATTACATACTACAGAATGTGAACAAAAACAGCAAAAACAGCACAGTATGATCTGACTCTGAGAACTCACTCAACTGGGATCATAACCTCATTAGTCCTAAATGCAGGCAAAGTCCAAGGTGGGTTAAACCTTGCCAGCAAGTACTCCCCTGTAATCTTAAACCCATCTTTCTCCAAAGCCCTCTTCAGTTTCTCCACCCTATCCTCCACCACCTGCTCCGACGCCGATCCTCCAAAAGTCACCACCCCATACTTCCTCCCACCCTCTTCCCTAATCACCACTCTCTCATCCACCGGCTTTGGCGCCTCCTCTGCCTTCTGATACTTAGCAGGCAGCAGGAATTGCATTGTCACCGTCTTCGCGTCTCCGGCTTCTTTGGTCACAACAGGAGCTGTCATGGCGATCTTCTCAGCTGTGCTCTGTTGGGTTATGACTGGAGCTGTCATGGCTATCTTCTCAGGCTTGGTGTTCTGGGGCTTGCCAAAAGCGCCGATGTAATTGGCCAGCACAGAGAAGCCACCGTCTTTGTCGCCCTTGAACACTGATGGATCATAGGTCACCTGAGCTATCACTGATGGTGGATACTGCCGGATTTCATAATCAGCTGTGGATTTAAGGACCTGGTATTTCGGGGTTTCTACACAAATTTTTCCAAATACCATGCCCATGTTGGAATTTTTGGGTTCTGTTTGTGGTTTGCTTCTGAAAAATTTGAGAGAATGTGGATGAAATTTTGCTGTGGATTGTTGTGAGAGAAGTATGCTATTTGTATTGATGCTTTGCTTGGAGAGGAGGTTATCTCTTTTCCTTGCTTTCGTCTGATGGGATTGGCTTGAGGAAGAGGGTGGAACCGTGAAATGTCCACTCCAGAACGAGTGGCTGATTCTGGTTATGCACTCGTGGACACTGTCTGGCCATCGTTTGGATGGGCCTATTTCTGGGCCTTCTGGATCTGAATGGCACACTAACCAAAGCTCCTCAAGTCGGACTTGGATTTGCTCTCTTCACCTCCATTCTTGCCAAATATTCCTTCATTTGGTGCATCACATTGGTGAAAATAACCATTTCCCAATTCACATTCCTATACATATCAGGAAAACGACTTCCCTTGTTGATCATAACTGGAAATGCTCATCACCACCAAGTACAGAGTGCGGCACACCCACAAGAAAATGCTTATAGAGGTCGCAAATTATGTTCATATATGATTTTCGGGGGTGTCGTTTCCCTTGGACATGTCCTCTATTGAGCTCAGTGAACTCACCATTAGTCACATTGTGAAACCAATCGGGTAGGATGAGTAGTTGATGGAGACAGCTACCTCGCCTTTAGAAATGGGACTGATGCAGCCGAAACTCTATATCAATGAGC of the Fragaria vesca subsp. vesca linkage group LG6, FraVesHawaii_1.0, whole genome shotgun sequence genome contains:
- the LOC101296973 gene encoding immediate early response 3-interacting protein 1-like, yielding MGLWTLIQGMLLFANGLAILNEDRFLGPRGWTMLEVQRGNRSTMKGQLIGLIYACQYFRFMLILINFITIILKLIYG
- the LOC101294674 gene encoding heme-binding-like protein At3g10130, chloroplastic-like — encoded protein: MGMVFGKICVETPKYQVLKSTADYEIRQYPPSVIAQVTYDPSVFKGDKDGGFSVLANYIGAFGKPQNTKPEKIAMTAPVITQQSTAEKIAMTAPVVTKEAGDAKTVTMQFLLPAKYQKAEEAPKPVDERVVIREEGGRKYGVVTFGGSASEQVVEDRVEKLKRALEKDGFKITGEYLLARFNPPWTLPAFRTNEVMIPVE